tcaacttttggcgttttgctaaGTATAAACCGAAtaaataggtctgtttgggttctttttgcacaaaaatatgaaacctgtcaaattttaaggagtggggatgaaattctctcagagaaagaaaaattgtgtaaaagtacccaaacgcttttggcacaaattttctgctactttttctacaacaacaaaaatgtaaacaacaacaccaattgaaaaaaaaataaagaaaggaaaaatatcaaaacattttgttttgttttacaaacacttttttttattcattttttcataaatcatttataaaataaagcactTCTCAACcattaaaacacaaaacataaaaataaaaacacaaaacatagcCACATCGCCATGtttgtactttgttttgttcattaaaaaatgtaaacacaaattaaaaaaaaaaagaaatgaataatattaaaaaaaactttgttttatttttgaaacactttttttattattttgttcaaaaaatattaatttgttttgagcATTATATcactaaaacgaaataaataaaaaaaaacaaaaaaaaaatccacgccaccatgtttgtagtttgttttctttgttgtgcgacaaacaaataaaaaaaaacagagaaagcactaccttttgacagatttcagatttttgttcgatgaaattttttgggcagaaattcgcaagaaggggaaattttttctctctcgcggccatcttttttgtgaaaaaatgtacaatttcagagtacccaaacaggaattgggttaaaaaagttgaaaaaagttgaaatatttctgttttaggcagtacccaaacagacctaatgatacaccaaaaaatcataaaaaatccccttatttcaaaaatgtgggtaccagaagttttttttcagctttcgccccgccagaccgctttgaagcattttgaaatgcatttttctaataaaaaacctaatagcttattttctgttgggtataaccgtatgatggtaacaaataaaaattctatgtctattcctggtttagaaaatataagtttaagccagatatttttcagccttccctctgccagacgcccttaaaggtttcccaaacagttttttccatacaaaaaacacctagtttctgtttttttcttataaaattgaaataatatttttttgtttagagtaaccatatgatggccaattattaactttctctgccttttcctgatttagaaaatataagtttaagccagttttgtttcagcctaccctctgccagacgccctaaaaggtatctcaatagtacgggaaagttagattttgctatatgggggtctgggaaaaaatccgaaatgcattttgacttcagggctcgaaaggcataaagacacgagtcttaaaccacattttgtacaatcGCAACAAGAGTCATTTgtccgccatttttttttttttttttaataaaaattttgtttttcacataactcgcgtatttttgaacctacagaaaaacaatgtatgacaaacttgaaataatttaattttctacaatatatgttaaataacatttttcgattatccctttggtttaaaagttagggtgtttttttcttatttttgtcatatctcttttacttgagcaatttttttttaatttgttcgtagtaaaagttgtagatctttttattaccttcatttgttacaatattggtttttcgatttgacataccgttttcgatctgtaggcaaaaaacttcaaaaaaattgcaattttttgtatagggacaaacaaaatgactcttggtgcggttgtacaaaatgtggttttagactctttcGATCCCTGGGTTTATGCTCTTTCGAGCCCTTAAgttaaaatgcatttcggattttttcccagacccccatatagcaaaatctaactttcccgtactcttgagataccttttagggcgtctggcagagggtaggctgaaacaaaactggcttaaacttatattttctaaatcaggaaaaggcagagaaagttaataattggccatcatatggttactctaaacaaaaaaatattatttcaattttataagaaaaaaacagaaactaggtgttttttgtatggaaaaaactgtttgggaaacctttaagggcgtctggcagagggaaggctgaaaaatatctggcttaaacttatattttctaaaccaggaatagacatagaatttttatttgttaccatcatacggttatacccaacagaaaataagctattaggttttttattagaaaaatgcatttcaaaatgcttcaaagcggtctggcggggcgaaagctgaaaaaaaacttctggtacccacatttttgaaataaggggattttttatgattttttggtgtatcatttattcggtttatacttagcaaaacgccaaaagttgatttttgactgcactttggatgcgtctggcagagggaaggctgaaaaatagctggctaaaaattatattttctagacctggaatagacatagaatattaatttgttaccatcattcggttatacctaacagaaaataagtaattaggttttttattagaaaaatgcactcaaagcaaaagctgaaaaagaaacttgcggtacccacagtttcgaaatcaggggattttttatgattttttggtgtatcatttattcggttataccaaaacgccaaaagttgattttttgctgcactttggatgcgtctggcaagggaaagctgaaaaagatcactgccagactttttccgttgacatactgtggtgcatatctagatatgtgcatactcgaatttcggttatatcaaaactgccaaaatatgctgccggctcttagactaatagTAGGTACATTATCAtaattaatggtttttttgatcGAAATTCCAATTTGCGACTTctaatttggattttaaaaagcagcatattaagtaaaaatgtattttttggttaaaaatcaaaaagaagttCATTGAAATTGAGACTATAGGGAAAATGGTGATGAGTATAGCTAAAAAAATGGACGTGATAGAACAAAACTGTAAATagtagctgcgttcctttggaaatatttatctactttttagtacttaaagctgctttgaaccacagtacacataataaggtaatatattccgaacgttgtcaaaatttgtttgtcaaaaatgggcaccaatctgtcaggtcggcctttaatttttatatttcagtaaacaggaaattagtttttgttttaatttataaaatgtcatttaaaaatattataaattgaaaaataacaaattttcttcgtgtttcatcgcggcaaatggtaaataattgtttaaaaattagtggtgtgcgtggtttatcggtttttgtgcatttttcgtcggtattttaaacaattaagaattcggtagctgaaattggtcgccaaagtgtcatgttttgacaatctggcgaccgatgtcagttcggaatatattacctttttatgtgtactgtggctttgaactactttttcagtatagcaaagtagttcaaagtagttttaagtactaaaaagtagataaatatttccaaaggaacgcagctagttttgaattcagcgcACTAAAGTCAATTATGGGGTTTTtgtttggtacaaaaatcatttattttttgatttagagctgtcaaaaaattgattttttcaatttttgccttcgtttggccaaacaaaattgatttattttttgatcttagATCAGTTTTCCAGATCTGGGTTTTTCGGCAGATTTACCCCTCGTTTACTAACACTAATATGCATCATTATTGACAGCCATCAGtttgataataatttgtttcggtttcaagaaagaattaaaatagttttgaaattcAAATGAAAGTAATTTTGAGTGAATTATTCGTCTAGCTCAtctttggataaaaaaaaatctacggTCGGCAACGTTTAACAACTGCGATTGCTGTTCTGATTCACAGACACAAATACACAccaatactataaaaaataaaaatcaatttgaaaacgTATTCGTttcgtaacgaaaaaaatcaatttatagatcaaaatacaaatttaaaaaacgaaaacccTATTAAAATCACCtcacaaagttcttgctcccgacttttttttatttttgtcgaccagtgttatcaacagtaaacgaaaatttattttataaaaatgtctaAAAGTGTTCCTTCTTTTTGGACATTATTACATATCTTCGGACATAAAGCTAATTTCCATTGTACCCGTGACACAATCTGCTGGTATCGATAGAATGGTACTGAATTTTACCACCCGttttaatatacagggtgtcccaaaagtaatggatcaaacgaaatatgctgataggccaacttaagggctctcagaatttggtaacttgttcatcccaaatccttacggttttcgatttaatgcagtttttctgaaatatcgaaaaatcccgactttgcaacagtattttgcttcctccgctcataattgatttttgttttttacaattcattcactaaaacattgcctaataataagaaataattaattaattaaaatattttttatttcataagccattttgttacaaattaattaacagttccatgttttatgaaaactcaatttctcacttttaattcagaacaacaccctgaaaaaagtttttatggtgtgacacaggtttattattttgaaaatttaccgtgttattgcagttttcaaaaatgtataaaagtttccaaagatgaaattagaacgaaagatactacaatttgaatgcaaaaaaacaaaggttttcagagaaaaataacaaacaaaaatcgaggcttttattcaaaaagaaataaacaaacaacagtcgagaaaagtgttatttttctttgttatttttctctgaaaagccctgttttgttgcttttaaattgtaatatctttagttctaatttcaactttggaaatttgtattcatttttgaaaactgcaataacacggtaagttttcaaaataataaacctgtgtcacaccataaaaacttttttcagggtgttgttctgaattaaaagtgagaaattgagttttcataaaacatggaactgttaattaatttgtaacaaaatggcttatgaaataaaaaatattttaattaattaattaattcttattattaggcaatgttttagtgaatgaattgtaaaaaacaaaaatcaattatgagcggaggaagcaaaatactgttgcaaagtcgggatttttcgatatttcagaaaaactgcattaaatcgaaaaccgtaaggatttgggatgaataagttaccaaattctgagagcccttaagttggcctatcagcatatttcgtttgatccattacttttgggacaccctgtatatatatcGTCAAATTCGACTCGATATCAATAACCATCGTATTTTCCCAAACATGGTAGAAATAAAATCGTAGACCACATTATCGATACTTTCTTTCTGAGTTtgacaaaaaaagtattttttagaaacaaaagtaaaaataaaacttcgggaagcttattatttcatgaACTCTTAAATATTCATctcaaagttttaaaacaaacagAGCTTTGAATTGTCAAAGCATTTGTGACAGCAGCGACAGCGATAACAACAACAATCTAGAATTTAGTATTTATTTGTCGGCTCATTTGCAAATAACATGGCCAAGAAATTCAATCTAAAAGGCTATGAAGCCCTCAAGACTTCTTTGGCCGAAGTAGCCGGTGCAAATGAAATAAATGTGTATTTTAGCGGCAGTAAAAGTGATGCAGGTGTTTCTTGGTGCCCGGATTGTGTTACAGGTTGGTTATCGAAAATTTCTCAATtagttaatattaattaaacgCTATATAACTTTAGCCGAACCACACGTATTGGCTGCAGTTGACAAATTCGCTAaagattctgtttttatgtATGTCGATGTTGGGGATAGACCtttgtaagttttttaaattcttttttaacttcttGGGCCTTATctaaattgcatttttgtttttaattttcatttagtTGGAAAGACATGAAAAATCCATTTAGAACAGATAAAGACATACACATTCAAGTCATTCCAACACTAATTCGTTGGAAGGCACAACAACGTTTGGAGGGAGATCAATGTGAGAAGAGTGATCTATTGGAAATGTTTTTTACTGATGACTGAGTTACTGATTAGTCAAACAATAAAATACTAACTATTTTTTACTGTcaactatttttaacttttattcaatggtttcaaatctattttgaaGGAAGATAACGTATGAATTTGAAAGGTAGAATTTGGAAACATaggtaaaaattttttctttatcttGGAAAATATCGCACATGATGgatttataattttcaaatcaGGGCGATTAACTTATCTTTAATTTGATATCAATATCCTgattatgaagaaaaaatacaaattattgttgttgaaatcgaaacatttggaataattttgtatgcaaattATTAAAACATATCGTTGCCGTTCAACGAAAACTCCCTAAGTccatttttggcaaaaatgagATAGATACGCCATGTTTATTCAAATAACTTAATCTACGATTTGTGAATGGCTAGGTTCTATTACTACCAAACTAAACAGAATGAAAATTCcctaaattcaatttattaaaaatatttgccaATTAtctcaaaacacaaaaaatgggAGTTTTTACTGAACGGCAacgatattatttttataagagaAAAACACTATGGTTAGCAAAACTTGAAATTATGCTTTGGCTGCGAGAAGCATTTGTTACTTTATCTCGCATCAACCAACAATTTCGagtgatatatttttttcgtttttgtttctgattttctattaaattgaAGCGTTCACTATGGTGTAAATATTTATTGTGGGACATTTTTTgtatcgaaaaacaaaaatcacgaaaaaagttaatttttaatactGCAAAAACTCatttcttgaaattaaaaattgacgGAGGAGGAGCACTAGTTATGTTTTAGAAACTaactttttacatacaaaaatagatcgATACCAATTTTAGAAATCGATTTCTGAAAAACCAGTATTTTGGGTTATGACAgtgttcaagtaaatgagcggTATGTATTTTAATAATACTTGCAGACTTAATTAAGAAATCAGTTAAAACATAATTATTCTTCATATACACTGTAGTTTAGAGAGCAAaggctatttaaaaaatattatttaacaaagttataatttaaaatttagacGTGTTATtgttgggatcgggtcaaaattctggcttcaaaattttgcttttcaaaattctgcttttttaacgaaaattctgtttttcaaaattttgcttttcaaaattctgcttttcaaaattctgctttttaaaattctgcttttcaaaattctgaacaaaaaaattctgccaattctgttttttttttatagcatatgctctgactaaagaaaaatactcctcatcaatgtaattcaacattgatactctcctaaatttttttgtttaagtgtcgcaaatattttttaaaatgcatggactgactttctttcaaataaaatctataacttattggaactgATGTTGTTTGAcacaagatattccttttcttattaaaatttttgaatattcatctttatttgataaatttaaaaattttaaattattttcggaaatgtttagtattaaaaaccttttcttaatatttccaaatctattcatttataaaacaaaaattaatatgcattcaaagaatgacaaattatttaagtaagtaatcaaataagcagataatttttcaagaagatgattttactgaattttgcaaaaaattaaaaaagggtttggaaaattttaaaaagcgcgcgctttttaacattttccaaacccttttttaattttttgcagaattttgaaaaacagaataatgaaaagcagaattttgaaaaacagaattttgtaaaacagaattttgaaaagcagaattttgaaagcagaattttgtaaagcagaattttgaaagcagaattttgacaaaagaattttgaccccggcagaattttgaccccaacccgttaTTGTTCTTTGAATAGTATCTAAATATTTAATGTGTATGTTTTCAAGAGATTCGTATAATGTTGTCATCATTATTAGATAGAGAACTGTTGACAAGGCCTATGAGGTGTTTAATATCTAGTGTATCCAAATATCTGggacataagaaaaaaatagtcattctTCTTAAAGTGGAAATGGTTATGAAATAATTGTTTTCACATGAAAACATGAGCCACAAGTAAGTTGCAGTAATTTAGTTTATCCTTGATGATTGCTGCCACGAATCAACCTTTAAAGTAGGACAAAAACTATTCTTATAGCTCGTGGTTGTATCTCTCCTTCACTCTTTTTTAATGCACACAGGATCCCCAAGAAACTATTAGTTTCACAAGGTTCAATGCAAGCTATTCTTTTGGCTTCTATAGgaagaaggacaggtcttatacAAATCACTTTGGAGCAATCACAGATATTGCTTAGGACTTTCCTCCACAGGTAATCcgcaagctaatagcttgtcaCACGCAGGTAATCCGCAAGCTAATAGCGTAAAATGGCTTTACTCACTACAGAGGCTTTAACCAATGCAAAAACCGGATCACTTGCGTtagatgttataataaggcctaagagaggttgttataagatgttgaattaattaataaaaaaaaaattatttgttttgcttcattaaagttaatttcttaattaaagcgcatcttttatatttttgaatatatatttattttttgtcgtatatATTTGAGGTCTCAATTGCCTCATCTTTAGggtcaataaaattttatttaaaaagatgaACAATTCGATAAGAAGTTTTAtcaacatttaatttaaaataattgaaaaatcaaaaattaatttcaaatgaaatgaaCTTTAATGAAGCATAATGGGGACTTTttacgagtcgatttttgccctgcggcgaagcttttcgactcgtgtgaataTAAGTCGctggcgactaaagtgacaatccctatagaaaaatcctagtcgaacaacatatcgtgcggctaaaatcgactcgtgaaaagtggctataacaaataataacctgttttcactagagcccaaataaAGTTtgtcaaagtaattttgactgattttgaagaattccggatcaaaaatttgttagattatgctgaatTAACCGTTTTACCCTTAAGCACCGTTACATCttttggaaaagatcataataaaaaagtaaagaaaaattattttgttgaaaaataattttttttgaataaatttttggaaataaatattctgAAAGTTTAGTgttgaaatctacttccgaaattttggatctacttcacttttttttcaaatttgcttcgaaattttgaaactgaagtccgaaccctggtcTGAACTGACctcatttgcgaaattatct
This DNA window, taken from Episyrphus balteatus chromosome 2, idEpiBalt1.1, whole genome shotgun sequence, encodes the following:
- the LOC129910098 gene encoding thioredoxin domain-containing protein 17-like, whose product is MAKKFNLKGYEALKTSLAEVAGANEINVYFSGSKSDAGVSWCPDCVTAEPHVLAAVDKFAKDSVFMYVDVGDRPFWKDMKNPFRTDKDIHIQVIPTLIRWKAQQRLEGDQCEKSDLLEMFFTDD